The following proteins are encoded in a genomic region of Ostrea edulis chromosome 7, xbOstEdul1.1, whole genome shotgun sequence:
- the LOC125656689 gene encoding tripartite motif-containing protein 2-like, with translation MDPRHSAQDVVRCDLCETAIVQMYCDLCHVNLCFACIGKHIADDYDKHKVVPFQNRKSTLIYPKCSTHQNKVCEFHCKECDKSVCSFCNDNLLSSDKHKGHTFFILSEIYKERKADITKDSEEIENIISPTYEEMATDLETQITNLDGEYVKFTTLVTKHGEEWHKEIDNVINKMKKEIKEMKIKHLEILKKHLDEIKQIRSLIEQSLITLTKMEESNEVSVIMEYKSQNKELKKLPPKVRVSLPTFSPNTVDREQLYKSLGSLRPLSFTTYENGYTLKKAETSPKELMDEPELVTTMNTGSKSLRSVTCLSEEEFWTSGEVSDMKCFNVQGTVINTIKTKSGGRPGDIAVTSDGDLVYTDKTTETVNKVKSGQTEEVIKIHDWILKQLCVTSSGDILVTMHSDDKTQSKVVRYTGSTAKQTIQYDDEGKPLYSGNNAIKYISENRNLDICVADWEAGAVVVVNQAGKFRFRYTGHSSTIKNKAFIPRGIATDSQSQILTVDCFNYCIHILDQNGQFLRYIDNCDLKDPYGLCVGKSDNLFVSEYHSGLVKKIKYLH, from the coding sequence ATGGATCCCCGCCACAGTGCCCAAGATGTCGTCCGATGTGACCTTTGTGAGACAGCTATAGTACAGATGTACTGCGATCTCTGCCACGTCAACCTTTGCTTTGCCTGTATAGGAAAACACATTGCTGATGACTATGACAAACACAAAGTGGTCCCATTCCAAAATCGAAAATCAACCTTGATCTATCCAAAGTGTAGtacacatcaaaacaaagtCTGTGAATTTCATTGCAAGGAATGTGACAAATCTGTCTGTTCCTTCTGTAATGATAACTTGTTGTCCTCTGATAAACATAAGGGTCATACATTTTTTATTCTATCCGAAATCTACAAGGAAAGAAAGGCAGACATTACAAAAGATTCAGAGGAGATAGAAAACATTATTTCTCCAACATATGAAGAAATGGCCACTGATTTAGAAACTCAAATAACCAACTTGGATGGAGaatatgtgaaattcacaacaTTAGTTACAAAACATGGAGAGGAATGGCACAAAGAAATTGACAATGTcatcaacaaaatgaaaaaggaaataAAAGAGATGAAAATCAAACACCTGGAAATTCTGAAGAAACATTTGGATGAAATTAAGCAGATACGGTCCCTTATTGAGCAATCACTGATTACTCTGACGAAAATGGAGGAATCCAATGAAGTGTCTGTGATCATGGAATACAAATCCCAAaacaaagaattaaaaaaacTTCCTCCCAAAGTCCGAGTCTCACTGCCTACATTTAGTCCAAACACGGTAGACCGTGAACAGCTTTACAAGTCACTTGGTTCTCTAAGACCATTATCATTTACCACATATGAAAATGGCTACACACTGAAGAAAGCAGAAACCTCACCCAAAGAACTGATGGACGAACCAGAGCTTGTCACTACAATGAATACTGGGTCTAAAAGCCTCCGCAGTGTCACCTGTCTGAGTGAAGAAGAATTCTGGACAAGTGGAGAGGTCAGTGATATGAAATGCTTTAATGTTCAAGGTACTGTTATCAatacaatcaaaacaaaatcagGGGGACGGCCGGGTGATATAGCAGTGACCAGTGATGGGGATCTAGTCTACACTGATAAGACAACAGAGACTGTGAATAAAGTGAAGAGTGGACAGACAGAGGAGGTGATCAAAATACACGACTGGATACTCAAACAGCTATGTGTCACCTCCTCTGGCGATATCCTGGTTACCATGCATAGTGATGATAAAACACAATCCAAAGTTGTCCGTTACACAGGTTCCACAGCGAAACAAACAATCCAGTATGATGATGAGGGTAAGCCTCTATATTCAGGAAATAATGCAATTAAATACATAAGTGAGAACAgaaacctggatatctgtgtggctgactggGAAGCtggtgcagtagtggtggtcaaccAGGCTGGAAAATttcgatttagatacactggtcattcTTCTACGATCAAAAACAAAGCATTTATACCCCGGGGAATCGCAACAGACAGTCAGAGTCAGATCCTGACAGTAGACTGTTTCAACTACTGTATCCACATCCTGGACCAGAATGGACAGTTCCTCCGCTATATAGATAACTGTGATCTGAAGGACCCATATGGTTTATGTGTGGGCAAAAGTGATAACTTGTTTGTTTCTGAGTATCATAGTGGACTTGTCAAGAAAATCAAATATCTACATTAA